From the genome of Impatiens glandulifera chromosome 9, dImpGla2.1, whole genome shotgun sequence, one region includes:
- the LOC124914999 gene encoding uncharacterized protein LOC124914999 → MGGCVSSPQSCVGGRLKSSKKRTRRRKKGLKRRASSRLSDRSLDRFDNKCPPIERSYSNPAAFHGSLEEAWFDSEAILESDCDDDFKSVADDLVYPCGLEGVAISNFNPARCANISGEDDDVRSSTDQIHRSAGNSARNSASEITKVSVNSDDVDSHSKRGHLNESQQPVFRDEVSSVDGTNCRDGVLDNCGILPNNCLPCLASTVPSVEKRRSLSSSPPSARKKAALKLSFKWREGNSSSSMLSSKMLLQRPLAGSQVPFCPVEKKILDSWSHLEPCTFKVRGENYFRDKKKEPAPNYAAYYPFGVDVYLSPRKVDHIARFVELPVMNSTGSLPPILVVNAQIPLYPATLFHGEPDGEGMSIVLYFKLNESYSKELPSSFQDHIRRLIDDEVEKVRSFPVDSIVPFRERLKILGRVVNVEDLHLSAAERKLMHAYNEKPVLSRPQHEFYLGENENYLEIDLDMHRFSYISRKGFEAFLDRLKICILDFGLTIQGNKGEDMPEQILCCTRLNGIDYVNYQQLGQIQE, encoded by the exons ATGGGAGGTTGCGTCTCCTCGCCCCAAAGTTGCGTTGGAGGTCGATTGAAGTCCTCCAAGAAAAGAACTCGCCGACGGAAGAAAGGGCTTAAGCGCAGAGCGTCCTCTCGTTTATCTGATAGATCTCTCGACAGATTTGATAATAAATGTCCCCCCATCGAACGCTCCTATTCTAATCCTGCTGCTTTCCACG GAAGTTTGGAGGAGGCATGGTTTGATTCTGAGGCAATCCTTGAGTCCGACTGTGACGATGACTTTAAAAGTGTGGCTGATG ATCTTGTATATCCGTGTGGACTTGAAGGTGTAGCAATTTCAAATTTCAACCCTGCTAGATGTGCTAATATTAGTGGAGAAGATGACGATGTTAGATCTTCCACTGATCAAATACACAGATCAGCTGGAAATTCTGCTCGCAACTCTGCAAGTGAAATTACTAAAGTTTCAGTGAACTCGGATGATGTTGATTCTCACTCAAAAAGAGGACATCTTAATGAATCACAACAACCAGTGTTCCGAGATGAGGTCTCCTCTGTAGATGGAACTAATTGCAGGGATGGAGTGTTGGACAATTGTGGAATTCTTCCAAACAACTGTTTGCCTTGCCTGGCTTCCACTGTGCCCTCGGTTGAGAAGAGAAGATCGCTGAGCTCAAGTCCACCAAGTGCAAGGAAAAAGGCGGCCTTAAAACTGTCCTTCAAATGGAGGGAAGGGAATTCAAGTTCTTCTATGC TTTCTTCAAAGATGCTTCTGCAAAGACCATTAGCTGGCTCTCAGGTTCCATTTTGTCCAGTAGAAAAGAAAATACTTGACAGTTGGTCGCATCTTGAACCATGTACTTTCAAGGTCCGGGGAGAGAACTATTTTAG GGACAAGAAGAAAGAACCTGCTCCAAACTATGCTGCATATTATCCATTTGGAGTTGATGTATACTTATCTCCACGTAAAGTTGATCATATTGCTCGGTTTGTTGAACTTCCTGTCATGAACTCTACTGGGAGTCTCCCGCCAATCCTTGTTGTAAATGCTCAG ATTCCACTGTATCCTGCCACATTATTCCACGGAGAACCTGATGGAGAAGGAATGAGCATAGTATTgtactttaaattaaatgaaagcTATTCAAAAGAACTGCCCTCCTCTTTTCAGGATCATATCAGA AGGTTGATCGATGATGAAGTAGAAAAAGTGAGAAGTTTCCCAGTTGATTCAATTGTACCATTCAGGGAAAGGCTCAAGATATTGGGTCGTGTAGTAAACGTGGAGGACCTTCATTTAAGTGCAGCAGAGAGAAAGCTTATGCATGCTTACAATGAGAAGCCTGTGCTTTCGCGTCCCCAACATGAATTCTATTTG GGTGAAAATGAGAACTATCTTGAGATTGACTTGGACATGCACAGATTCAGTTACATCTCTAGGAAAGGCTTTGAAGCATTTCTAGATAGATTAAAGATTTGCATCTTGGACTTTGGTCTCACAATTCAG GGGAACAAAGGGGAAGACATGCCGGAGCAAATCTTATGTTGCACAAGATTGAATGGGATTGACTATGTGAATTATCAGCAACTGGGACAAATCCAAGAATAA